The following are encoded together in the Robertmurraya sp. FSL R5-0851 genome:
- a CDS encoding short chain dehydrogenase produces MKILIVGGTGTIGKFVAEKLKSNHEVIIASKSNGDYLVDITSPDRIEQMYKDIPNIDAVISTTGASHFGQLSDLTPELNDIAINSKLKGQVNLVLIGQHYINDSGSFTLTTGIMMDDPILRGSSAAMANGAVASFVKSAAIELNRNIRINTVSPNVLEESLEKYEVFFKGFNPVSANKVANAFVKSVEGAQTGQVYKVY; encoded by the coding sequence GTGAAAATTCTTATAGTTGGTGGTACAGGGACAATAGGGAAATTTGTGGCGGAAAAGTTAAAATCTAATCATGAAGTTATCATTGCAAGTAAATCAAATGGAGATTATTTAGTAGACATTACATCTCCAGATCGTATCGAACAAATGTATAAAGATATACCAAATATTGATGCTGTGATAAGTACAACAGGAGCATCTCACTTTGGTCAGTTGAGTGACCTTACTCCTGAACTAAATGATATCGCAATAAATAGTAAACTCAAGGGTCAAGTAAATCTAGTATTGATAGGACAACATTATATCAATGATAGCGGTAGTTTTACACTAACTACTGGAATTATGATGGATGATCCTATTTTAAGAGGTAGTTCTGCTGCTATGGCTAATGGTGCAGTTGCTAGTTTTGTCAAATCTGCTGCGATAGAATTAAACCGTAATATAAGAATTAATACCGTCAGTCCGAACGTTCTAGAGGAATCCTTGGAAAAATATGAGGTGTTTTTTAAAGGCTTTAATCCAGTATCAGCTAACAAGGTTGCCAATGCATTTGTAAAGAGTGTTGAAGGTGCTCAGACTGGCCAAGTTTATAAAGTGTATTAA
- a CDS encoding restriction endonuclease-like protein, which yields MASLPSGSREDVELVKVEADDLTLVLKGKPYHEGYEGLKQYRSMDYHDVMEFNVEGVNIQEIKVYDINEQQMVDPVNLRPIFFENGVYQLVVWSKNGQELTFYHEHPLLRQAVSVMEFGTQSVLMGNLQFQNEVGFTTFQILQDNKKLLEVTLEIFPSKIDYKNDYKKLLEEVNDEIYNLAYHFIRKTYLGASVKLEGKPSRAEFYRLISEHFRQFTQAIARIEHQPHHTLQKTYEKAIGDQLKKIDSTSRAYLRKRSNLFVEVEKGIAINSINLMPHEGLKAKKELTYDTLENRYVKWMMERLIRKLNDLLETVQKMNKFMVEPDPDLMEKISKMITQLQAKMKNHFWSRIGKLDRSVMSLVLQMATGYRDAFQIFLTVSKGLALQGKLYQMSLKDVANLYEYWTFLKLGQILGRKYALVSQDIIQVNRDGLFVNLEANRTAKRVFRHPLTNEEIVLTYQKYEGKLPTIPQKPDTMLSIEKKGKDYTFNYIFDAKYRIDYAQKDSYYKNRYKTPGPMEDDINTMHRYRDSIVAENNGPYERTAFGAYILFPWFDEYSYQKHHFYQSINKVNIGGLPFLPNATVLVEQFVEWLINKSPEEIQKEGILPRGTLEEWKSSLNELVLVGLVSNGEEYLRFMREGYYSIPVRKLKKGWQEAKYVALYVKSGIEQQENGIKYYGEIEEVKTDKFDGVNCICFHVSNWITLKNMIKPVGYGISSYMLTNLHSLNESTELPELFMKSSEEMIIWRMLRRVSDKIVLNLDNDNVDNAKRVTYFKIKDILVSIDIQEQSLKFVSKHNELEVPKYEIIQNPSGVFKLLNTLF from the coding sequence ATGGCTTCACTTCCTTCTGGATCTCGTGAGGATGTTGAATTAGTTAAGGTGGAAGCAGATGACTTAACTTTAGTGTTAAAAGGAAAACCGTATCATGAGGGGTATGAAGGACTTAAGCAATATCGGAGCATGGATTACCACGATGTCATGGAATTCAATGTCGAAGGAGTAAATATCCAGGAGATTAAAGTCTACGACATCAACGAACAACAAATGGTTGATCCAGTAAATTTACGACCCATCTTTTTCGAAAATGGAGTGTATCAACTAGTCGTTTGGTCGAAAAATGGCCAGGAACTAACCTTCTACCATGAACATCCGTTATTACGGCAAGCTGTTTCAGTAATGGAATTTGGAACTCAGTCCGTGCTTATGGGGAACCTGCAATTCCAGAATGAAGTGGGTTTTACAACCTTTCAGATTCTGCAGGACAACAAAAAGCTATTAGAAGTTACACTAGAAATTTTTCCGTCGAAGATTGATTACAAAAATGACTACAAGAAACTTCTAGAGGAAGTAAATGATGAGATCTATAATTTGGCCTATCATTTCATACGAAAAACGTATTTAGGAGCTTCGGTAAAACTGGAGGGAAAGCCATCTAGAGCGGAGTTTTACCGGTTAATTTCTGAGCATTTCCGTCAGTTTACACAAGCCATTGCGCGCATTGAACATCAGCCCCATCATACACTTCAAAAAACGTATGAAAAGGCAATAGGGGATCAACTCAAGAAAATTGATAGTACGAGTAGGGCATACCTGCGAAAGAGATCCAACTTGTTTGTTGAAGTTGAAAAAGGAATCGCTATTAATAGTATAAACTTGATGCCTCATGAGGGATTGAAAGCTAAGAAAGAGTTAACATATGACACACTGGAAAATCGCTACGTCAAGTGGATGATGGAGAGATTGATACGTAAGCTAAATGATCTATTAGAGACCGTTCAAAAGATGAACAAATTTATGGTAGAACCCGATCCAGATTTAATGGAAAAAATCTCAAAAATGATTACTCAACTTCAAGCTAAAATGAAGAATCATTTCTGGTCAAGAATTGGAAAACTGGACCGTTCGGTGATGAGTCTCGTATTACAAATGGCTACAGGCTATCGAGACGCTTTTCAAATATTCCTAACGGTGTCAAAGGGACTTGCCCTACAAGGAAAGCTGTACCAAATGTCTTTAAAAGATGTAGCTAATCTCTATGAGTATTGGACCTTCCTAAAGCTTGGACAGATACTGGGACGAAAGTATGCTCTCGTAAGTCAGGATATTATACAGGTGAACAGAGATGGATTATTCGTGAATCTGGAAGCAAATCGAACGGCTAAGCGTGTATTTAGGCATCCCCTTACCAATGAAGAAATCGTGTTAACCTATCAAAAGTATGAGGGAAAACTGCCTACCATTCCACAAAAGCCTGACACGATGTTGAGTATTGAGAAAAAAGGAAAAGACTATACATTTAATTACATCTTTGATGCTAAGTACCGGATTGACTATGCCCAGAAAGATAGCTACTATAAAAATCGATACAAAACCCCTGGTCCTATGGAAGATGATATTAACACGATGCATCGTTATCGAGATTCGATAGTTGCTGAGAATAACGGACCGTATGAAAGAACAGCTTTCGGAGCGTATATTCTGTTCCCATGGTTTGATGAATATTCTTATCAAAAACATCATTTTTATCAAAGTATAAACAAGGTAAACATCGGTGGGTTGCCTTTTCTACCAAACGCGACGGTGTTAGTTGAGCAATTTGTAGAATGGTTAATCAATAAAAGTCCCGAAGAGATTCAAAAGGAAGGAATATTGCCAAGAGGTACACTAGAAGAATGGAAATCCAGTCTTAATGAATTAGTATTAGTTGGACTTGTTTCAAACGGCGAGGAGTATCTCCGCTTCATGAGAGAAGGTTACTATTCTATTCCGGTTAGGAAATTGAAAAAGGGTTGGCAGGAAGCGAAATATGTGGCTTTATATGTTAAGAGCGGAATTGAGCAGCAGGAAAATGGAATCAAATACTATGGGGAAATAGAGGAAGTTAAAACAGATAAATTTGATGGCGTGAACTGTATATGTTTTCATGTATCAAATTGGATTACTTTAAAAAACATGATCAAACCAGTTGGTTATGGGATTTCTAGTTATATGTTAACTAACTTACATAGTTTAAACGAATCTACTGAGCTACCGGAATTATTTATGAAGTCTAGTGAGGAAATGATTATTTGGCGAATGTTGAGAAGGGTGTCTGATAAAATAGTTCTGAATTTAGATAATGATAATGTGGATAATGCAAAAAGAGTAACTTACTTCAAAATTAAAGATATTTTAGTAAGTATAGATATCCAAGAACAAAGTCTAAAATTTGTTAGCAAACATAATGAACTAGAAGTACCTAAATATGAAATAATACAGAATCCTAGTGGTGTCTTTAAATTGCTAAATACCTTGTTTTAA
- a CDS encoding MrcB family domain-containing protein: MLDNIIFELVKRVKTIHTLTSKKENVITKIDDKGIYVETESSKSKYQSGNKREPDEFIPFRFLRDGWYEFIDIRNAEANDFKKVRGRTSFLMSLFSHLPFVDVSKNKSTSIHLREFQTDELPNVSYKSVKEFLDEIISGTYNPTQLNEQFEGNLYRIKSRSRQDARLLGFINEFNESNHFQLREYVESEHEDQYIKRILMNLGYFRVVLICLDLLRHYSKSDKKAAIEELGMLVVRNSRGDNLMVESVAKERTNLLLQWLEHTRLIDNQWTPTEPFFDTLSIKEQKMASDIRSNLLKVMNTYLDAKRESFGGNELGAFVRNDIPLGFYQLDFIDSSEYVVTGSVGQGNWASVPWIAIMNRKITVSTQRGYYIVYLFSEDMQSVYLTLAQGVTETSKDEMLKIKEDIRQSIHSSSKVKRDDLINLGTSQKAKQYALSTAAYIRYNMQEMPSESVLVADLGEMVTFYENYIASKNRLTYEAPTETHNVVHEHETVKLNDRDLIEHIYSYIRSKGFYYKKEEVINLFLSLKTKPFVILSGISGTGKTKMVQWFAESVGATEENGQFALIPIRPDWNDGSDLLGYVDIKGEFKEGPLTRVIKRAENHPELPYFVLLDEMNLARVEYYFSDILSVMESRKWKNGNIVSTNLLSEEIAGFDLKLPNNLYIVGTVNMDETTHPFSKKVLDRANTIEFNRIALGNLSFLHEQAQVDPIVSDQDSFASTYLHLKDLYVKNNRIVELVTTELERMNAALQLINAHVGYRVRDEICFYMAYNEEARLMEFSEALDHCILQKILPRITGSDMRVDQLLKKLYAQFTNKQFEEDVELTEQELQSAKYPKSAAKVVEMLGRLRDDGFTSFWIS, encoded by the coding sequence TTGTTAGATAACATCATATTTGAATTAGTAAAAAGGGTAAAAACCATTCATACTTTAACCTCTAAGAAAGAGAACGTAATAACGAAGATCGATGATAAAGGGATTTATGTAGAAACGGAATCCTCTAAATCAAAGTATCAAAGTGGTAACAAAAGAGAACCTGATGAATTCATCCCGTTTCGCTTCCTTCGAGATGGGTGGTATGAATTTATCGATATTCGGAATGCTGAAGCTAATGATTTTAAAAAGGTAAGAGGACGGACTTCCTTCCTGATGTCATTATTTTCACATCTTCCGTTTGTGGATGTATCGAAAAATAAAAGTACTTCTATTCATTTAAGAGAATTCCAGACTGACGAGCTACCAAATGTTTCTTATAAAAGCGTAAAAGAATTTTTAGATGAGATTATCTCTGGTACCTATAATCCAACACAGTTAAATGAGCAGTTCGAGGGGAATTTATACAGAATCAAATCAAGAAGCAGACAGGATGCCCGGTTGCTGGGTTTTATCAATGAGTTCAATGAGTCTAATCACTTTCAACTAAGAGAATATGTAGAATCGGAACACGAGGATCAATACATAAAGAGAATTCTAATGAATCTGGGATATTTCCGTGTGGTGCTCATTTGCTTGGATCTTCTTCGTCATTACAGCAAATCAGACAAGAAGGCTGCTATAGAGGAGCTAGGAATGCTAGTCGTCCGAAATTCACGTGGGGATAACCTGATGGTAGAGTCTGTGGCAAAGGAAAGAACGAACCTCCTTCTTCAATGGTTGGAGCACACAAGATTAATCGACAACCAATGGACTCCAACGGAACCCTTCTTTGATACCTTAAGCATAAAGGAGCAGAAAATGGCTAGTGATATTCGTAGTAATCTACTGAAAGTAATGAACACCTACTTAGATGCAAAAAGAGAATCCTTTGGAGGGAACGAGCTAGGGGCCTTTGTTCGAAATGATATCCCATTAGGTTTTTATCAGCTGGATTTTATTGATTCTTCAGAGTATGTAGTGACAGGATCCGTTGGCCAAGGAAACTGGGCGTCTGTTCCATGGATAGCCATCATGAATCGAAAGATTACTGTTTCAACCCAACGTGGGTACTATATTGTATATCTGTTTAGTGAGGATATGCAGAGTGTTTATCTAACACTTGCACAGGGAGTAACGGAGACATCAAAGGATGAAATGCTTAAAATTAAAGAAGACATTCGTCAATCCATACATAGCTCAAGTAAGGTGAAAAGAGATGACTTAATCAATCTTGGGACAAGTCAGAAAGCAAAGCAATATGCTCTTTCTACAGCAGCTTATATCCGGTATAACATGCAAGAGATGCCAAGTGAAAGTGTCCTTGTAGCAGACCTAGGTGAAATGGTAACTTTTTACGAAAACTATATTGCTAGTAAAAATCGACTTACATACGAAGCTCCTACGGAAACGCATAACGTGGTCCACGAGCATGAAACGGTCAAACTTAATGATAGAGATTTAATTGAGCATATATACTCCTATATTCGAAGCAAGGGTTTCTATTATAAAAAAGAAGAGGTAATTAATCTATTCCTATCCTTAAAAACAAAGCCCTTTGTCATTCTCTCAGGAATTTCTGGTACTGGAAAAACAAAAATGGTTCAATGGTTTGCGGAAAGTGTAGGAGCAACCGAAGAAAATGGACAATTTGCTTTAATTCCGATTCGTCCAGATTGGAATGATGGCTCGGACCTACTAGGGTATGTCGATATTAAAGGGGAGTTTAAGGAAGGTCCACTGACGAGAGTGATAAAGAGAGCAGAAAACCATCCTGAACTTCCGTACTTTGTGCTATTAGATGAAATGAATCTGGCACGTGTGGAGTACTATTTCAGTGATATTCTCAGTGTCATGGAAAGCCGTAAGTGGAAGAATGGAAATATTGTTTCTACGAATTTACTTTCCGAGGAAATAGCAGGATTCGACTTAAAACTACCGAATAATCTTTATATCGTTGGTACAGTTAACATGGACGAAACAACCCATCCATTCAGTAAGAAGGTATTAGACCGTGCCAATACCATTGAGTTCAATCGTATTGCACTTGGTAACCTGTCATTTTTACACGAGCAAGCGCAAGTGGATCCAATTGTAAGTGATCAAGATTCATTTGCTTCGACTTACCTCCATTTAAAGGATCTTTATGTAAAGAATAATCGTATTGTAGAGTTGGTAACAACCGAATTAGAACGAATGAATGCCGCACTCCAGTTAATCAATGCACATGTTGGTTATCGTGTACGTGATGAGATTTGTTTCTACATGGCGTATAACGAAGAGGCAAGGCTGATGGAATTCTCCGAGGCACTCGATCATTGTATCTTACAAAAGATATTACCTCGAATTACTGGAAGTGACATGAGGGTAGATCAACTTCTAAAAAAGCTATATGCCCAATTTACCAACAAGCAGTTCGAGGAAGACGTTGAATTGACTGAGCAGGAATTACAAAGTGCGAAGTACCCAAAAAGTGCGGCTAAGGTAGTGGAAATGCTAGGGAGGTTAAGAGACGATGGCTTCACTTCCTTCTGGATCTCGTGA
- a CDS encoding nucleoside triphosphate pyrophosphohydrolase: protein MPVYNKLIRDQIPEMIASTGKQYSTRILKNQEYISELRKKSREELEEYMNADSNEAAIEELADLLEVISSLAKVHGSSIEEVEKVRNEKFKERGGFDKRILLVEVED from the coding sequence ATGCCCGTATACAATAAATTAATCCGTGATCAGATACCTGAGATGATCGCTTCGACTGGAAAGCAATATTCTACAAGGATATTAAAAAATCAAGAATACATAAGTGAGCTGAGAAAGAAGAGTAGAGAAGAGCTAGAGGAATACATGAACGCTGACAGTAATGAGGCTGCTATTGAAGAATTGGCCGATTTGTTAGAGGTTATTAGCTCCTTAGCAAAGGTACATGGTTCTTCCATTGAGGAAGTGGAAAAAGTAAGAAATGAAAAGTTTAAGGAACGTGGTGGATTTGATAAAAGAATTCTTCTTGTAGAAGTGGAAGATTAA
- a CDS encoding PD-(D/E)XK nuclease family protein, with protein MKSLKRMLYELTMDKEFVALKFLIDRPNVFHVVGATHLETWHSRFLTWLLDPTERHMLGYYPFQRFLMAVAESADENLDDITDLAMLNVNQFRHPEVIAEKDINKLDIDEQENLEESEKNDDKGRLDVFFKVNIVDEKDPSQEKRLILAVEQKVYARVDVNQCNKYLRKFEEKFKDETFLLVGLVPKSQIKDSNEATFGSSKWNGIDYQQLVDIVLMPCLENPDLSIYAKPIIQQYVDALRMPYKGKREKLATIEEERILVRSIYDRFEDVFKAITNISNEDDSEERNYVNTVVNETYGEVFRTIKWILNEENDVEELWNFSTPFQRTIHKRWDELHIVINHENEETIIDGKTVAELWKKSLQWIEEQQLPLHQLVEEGFILGGGDRGNRYAIALQPIHKNRKKFASIHTYESIITGETYFLETKINPHSGMLTIAKLLKNLGVAVETPLLETGGTVLV; from the coding sequence ATGAAATCACTAAAACGAATGTTGTATGAATTAACGATGGATAAAGAGTTTGTCGCCTTAAAATTCCTAATAGACCGCCCGAATGTGTTCCATGTAGTGGGAGCGACCCATTTAGAAACCTGGCATTCACGGTTCTTAACTTGGTTGTTGGATCCTACTGAACGACATATGCTAGGGTATTATCCGTTTCAACGATTCTTAATGGCCGTGGCAGAATCGGCCGATGAAAACTTGGATGATATTACGGATCTCGCCATGCTAAATGTGAATCAATTCAGACATCCGGAAGTTATCGCTGAAAAGGATATAAACAAACTGGATATCGATGAGCAGGAAAACCTCGAGGAATCTGAAAAGAATGACGACAAAGGAAGGCTCGATGTCTTCTTTAAGGTAAATATCGTTGATGAAAAAGACCCTAGTCAGGAGAAAAGATTAATCCTAGCGGTCGAGCAAAAGGTTTACGCCAGAGTAGACGTGAATCAATGCAACAAGTACTTAAGAAAGTTCGAAGAGAAATTCAAAGACGAAACGTTTCTGCTGGTAGGCTTAGTACCCAAAAGCCAAATCAAAGATTCCAATGAAGCAACGTTTGGCAGCTCCAAATGGAATGGAATTGATTATCAGCAATTAGTAGACATCGTTCTCATGCCGTGCCTAGAAAACCCAGATCTAAGCATTTACGCCAAACCGATCATTCAGCAGTATGTAGATGCTCTACGTATGCCATATAAAGGTAAACGTGAAAAATTGGCGACGATTGAAGAAGAACGCATCCTCGTACGTTCCATTTATGACCGCTTTGAAGATGTGTTTAAAGCCATTACGAACATATCAAATGAAGACGACAGTGAAGAAAGAAACTACGTGAACACAGTCGTAAACGAAACCTATGGGGAAGTATTCAGAACCATCAAATGGATCCTGAACGAGGAAAACGATGTAGAAGAGCTATGGAATTTCTCAACCCCATTTCAAAGAACCATACACAAAAGATGGGACGAGCTTCATATCGTGATAAATCATGAGAATGAAGAAACCATTATTGATGGAAAAACAGTGGCGGAACTTTGGAAAAAGTCGTTGCAGTGGATCGAAGAGCAGCAACTTCCTCTTCATCAGCTGGTCGAGGAAGGCTTTATTCTTGGTGGCGGGGACAGAGGAAATCGGTATGCAATCGCGTTGCAGCCGATTCATAAAAACAGGAAGAAGTTTGCTTCCATCCATACCTATGAATCTATCATTACAGGGGAGACTTACTTCTTGGAGACGAAGATTAATCCTCATAGTGGGATGTTGACGATTGCTAAGTTACTGAAGAATCTGGGGGTTGCGGTGGAAACTCCGTTGCTCGAGACGGGTGGGACTGTTCTCGTATAG
- a CDS encoding FxLYD domain-containing protein yields MRGWLNVILAVTLMVFVSACGNELAGDTHSSEGIEEQAGSKQEESKEVQEEPKLEIVQSTGGAWKDSIDSVWVHSSAIFENTGDVPVSIGETQMNYKDKEGGILGTSTMIYSVPSVVGPGEQAYITETTILEGMTDPALYGETTYNYGFDPTEESANLLEVSGTKGIPSTDDYSTPYTVTGVVKNTTSELQDDIRISAALFDESGTLLGVLNGSVDVGVNPGSEAGFELNYPEVPREIAGKVKTIDVKAYGWTW; encoded by the coding sequence ATGAGAGGTTGGTTGAATGTTATCTTAGCAGTAACTTTAATGGTATTTGTATCCGCATGTGGAAATGAGCTCGCGGGAGATACCCATTCTTCGGAAGGGATCGAAGAGCAAGCAGGATCAAAACAAGAAGAATCAAAAGAAGTTCAAGAGGAGCCAAAGCTTGAAATTGTCCAATCCACTGGGGGAGCCTGGAAGGATTCCATTGATAGCGTGTGGGTTCATTCCTCTGCGATCTTTGAAAATACGGGCGATGTGCCGGTCTCAATTGGAGAAACGCAAATGAATTACAAAGATAAAGAAGGGGGCATTCTCGGAACTTCAACCATGATCTATTCAGTCCCAAGTGTGGTAGGTCCTGGTGAACAAGCCTATATTACCGAAACGACGATCCTTGAAGGAATGACCGACCCAGCCCTATACGGTGAAACTACTTATAATTATGGGTTTGATCCAACCGAAGAAAGTGCTAATTTACTAGAAGTGTCAGGAACGAAAGGAATTCCTTCCACCGATGACTATAGCACTCCGTATACCGTGACGGGAGTAGTGAAAAATACGACAAGTGAATTACAAGATGACATCCGAATCTCTGCGGCGTTATTTGATGAAAGTGGAACCTTACTTGGTGTGTTAAATGGGAGTGTGGATGTGGGTGTGAATCCAGGTAGTGAAGCCGGATTTGAATTAAACTACCCAGAAGTACCGAGAGAAATTGCCGGCAAAGTTAAAACGATTGATGTAAAGGCGTATGGTTGGACTTGGTAA
- a CDS encoding DUF2975 domain-containing protein yields MKRGSTLFLRMALVLIGLPVLALGIFGFTWLPQHPINPSYDHILYPIIVGMYVSALPFFGALYQAFKLLNYIDKNEAFSELSVKALQKIKFCALTFSGLYVVVLPFVYVVAEIDDAPGLILMGMVPTFASLVIAVFAAVLQRLLKEAIDIKSENDLTV; encoded by the coding sequence ATGAAACGAGGATCCACATTATTTTTAAGAATGGCACTTGTTCTTATTGGGCTTCCAGTTCTAGCTTTAGGTATTTTTGGGTTCACTTGGTTGCCCCAGCATCCAATCAATCCAAGTTATGACCACATTCTCTATCCCATTATTGTAGGGATGTATGTATCTGCCCTACCGTTCTTCGGTGCCTTGTATCAGGCGTTCAAACTTTTGAACTATATTGACAAAAACGAAGCTTTTTCTGAGCTGTCTGTGAAAGCACTACAGAAGATCAAATTCTGTGCCTTGACCTTCAGTGGGTTGTATGTGGTCGTTCTGCCATTTGTGTATGTGGTCGCCGAAATTGATGATGCACCTGGCCTGATTCTCATGGGAATGGTTCCTACCTTTGCTTCTTTGGTCATCGCTGTCTTCGCTGCGGTTCTCCAACGACTATTAAAAGAAGCAATTGATATCAAATCTGAAAATGATTTAACGGTCTGA
- a CDS encoding helix-turn-helix domain-containing protein: MAIIINVDVMLAKRKMSVTELSERVGITMANLSILKNGKAKAIRLSTLDAICKALDCQPGDILEYRRDEENQES; this comes from the coding sequence ATGGCGATAATTATTAATGTTGATGTGATGTTGGCGAAACGGAAGATGAGTGTAACCGAACTTTCGGAGAGAGTGGGAATCACTATGGCAAACCTTTCGATCTTGAAAAATGGAAAAGCCAAGGCGATTCGATTATCCACGTTAGATGCCATATGCAAGGCTTTGGACTGTCAGCCTGGAGATATTTTGGAGTATCGAAGGGATGAGGAAAATCAAGAATCGTAG
- a CDS encoding GntR family transcriptional regulator, whose amino-acid sequence MLKYQQIASEIEKYIVDHNLQQGDKLPILETLTAQFAVSKSTITSALDLLERKGIVFQVRGSGIFVRRHKRKGYISLLSNQGFKKEMEESQPTSEVIELDVVKPTQEVMDNLNIGPEDEVYYVKRIQYINGETLCLEHSYYNKAIIPYLNKEIVSESIFHYIQEGLGLKVGFSDMYLQADKLNKEEAGYLGLEPGDPKFCLEVIFHLTNGQPFDYSKNIYNYKQSQFFIQANSHY is encoded by the coding sequence ATGTTAAAGTACCAACAAATAGCCAGCGAAATTGAAAAATATATAGTTGACCATAACCTGCAGCAGGGAGATAAGCTTCCCATATTAGAAACGTTAACGGCGCAATTTGCCGTAAGTAAGAGCACGATTACGAGTGCCTTAGATCTTTTGGAGAGAAAAGGGATTGTTTTCCAAGTGCGAGGAAGCGGAATCTTTGTGAGACGCCATAAACGGAAGGGTTACATCAGCCTGTTGTCCAATCAAGGATTTAAAAAAGAAATGGAAGAATCTCAGCCAACGTCTGAGGTCATCGAATTAGATGTGGTTAAGCCAACACAAGAGGTGATGGACAATTTAAATATTGGACCAGAGGATGAAGTATATTATGTCAAACGGATTCAATATATTAACGGGGAAACCTTGTGTCTGGAGCATTCCTATTATAATAAAGCCATCATACCTTATTTAAATAAAGAAATTGTGTCTGAATCGATCTTTCATTACATTCAAGAGGGATTAGGATTAAAGGTTGGATTTTCGGATATGTACCTTCAAGCAGATAAATTGAATAAGGAAGAAGCGGGGTATTTAGGTCTAGAACCTGGAGACCCAAAGTTTTGCCTCGAAGTTATTTTTCATTTAACAAACGGACAGCCCTTCGACTACTCGAAAAACATCTATAACTACAAACAGTCGCAATTTTTTATTCAGGCGAATAGTCATTATTAA
- a CDS encoding SDR family oxidoreductase: MSNIQDKVVIILGASSGIGEATTKKLAQEGAKLVIAARREDRLKALIESLPNTDISFMVADVTNKDEVEAVVDLAIEKHGRVDVLFNNAGIMPQSLLSDLKIDEWRQMLDINVMGVLNGIAAVLPIMQKQKSGHIVTTASEAGHVVFQQGAVYSGTKFAVRAIMETLRQEERNNHIRSTLISPGTVNTELHLTISDSERREWIENLQREIGLQSSDVADAVAYAIGTPKSVNISEILMVPATPMD, translated from the coding sequence ATGTCAAATATACAAGATAAAGTGGTTATTATTTTGGGAGCTTCGAGTGGAATTGGTGAGGCTACCACCAAGAAACTTGCACAAGAAGGAGCAAAACTAGTCATCGCGGCACGTCGTGAAGATCGTTTGAAAGCGCTTATCGAATCATTACCAAATACTGATATTTCCTTTATGGTTGCAGATGTAACGAATAAAGACGAAGTTGAAGCGGTGGTCGATTTAGCAATCGAAAAACATGGCCGTGTCGATGTCCTCTTCAATAACGCCGGAATCATGCCACAATCTTTGCTCTCAGACTTAAAAATCGATGAATGGCGCCAAATGCTTGATATCAATGTCATGGGTGTTTTAAATGGAATCGCTGCCGTGTTACCGATCATGCAAAAGCAAAAATCAGGTCACATTGTCACAACTGCCTCTGAAGCAGGACATGTTGTTTTTCAACAAGGGGCTGTTTACAGTGGAACAAAGTTTGCCGTTCGTGCCATCATGGAAACATTGCGTCAAGAGGAACGAAATAACCATATCCGAAGCACACTCATCTCTCCAGGAACGGTCAACACGGAACTTCATTTAACAATCAGTGACTCTGAAAGACGGGAATGGATTGAGAATCTTCAACGAGAGATCGGGTTACAATCAAGTGATGTCGCAGATGCCGTCGCTTATGCCATTGGTACACCAAAATCGGTTAATATAAGTGAAATCCTTATGGTCCCAGCGACACCAATGGACTAA